The following proteins come from a genomic window of Streptomyces sp. GS7:
- a CDS encoding adenylate kinase: MRIVLVGPPGAGKGTQAAYLAKNLAIPHISTGDLFRANISQGTPLGVEAKSYMDAGNLVPDSVTIGMAEDRMEQSDAADGFLLDGFPRNLGQAEALDTYLKAKGLELDAVLDLEVPEDEVVKRIAGRRICRKDSSHVFHAEYNKPKADGVCDVCGGELYQRDDDREETVRKRLEVYHTETEPIIDYYKAQDLVVTIPALGKVAEVTQRAMSALGTGE; encoded by the coding sequence ATGCGAATCGTCCTCGTCGGACCCCCGGGGGCCGGCAAGGGTACGCAGGCCGCGTACCTTGCCAAGAACCTCGCGATCCCGCACATCTCCACGGGGGACCTGTTCCGCGCCAACATCAGCCAGGGCACGCCCCTGGGTGTCGAGGCGAAGTCCTACATGGACGCCGGCAATCTCGTGCCCGACTCGGTCACCATCGGGATGGCCGAGGATCGTATGGAACAGTCCGACGCGGCCGACGGCTTCCTGCTCGACGGCTTTCCGCGCAACCTCGGCCAGGCCGAGGCGCTGGACACGTACCTGAAGGCCAAGGGCCTTGAGCTGGACGCGGTCCTGGACCTCGAAGTCCCCGAGGACGAGGTCGTGAAGCGGATCGCCGGCCGGCGGATCTGCCGCAAGGACAGCAGCCACGTCTTCCACGCGGAGTACAACAAGCCGAAGGCCGACGGCGTCTGCGACGTCTGCGGCGGCGAGCTGTACCAGCGCGACGACGACCGCGAGGAGACCGTCCGCAAGCGGCTGGAGGTCTACCACACGGAGACCGAGCCGATCATCGACTACTACAAGGCCCAGGACCTGGTCGTCACGATCCCGGCCCTCGGCAAGGTCGCCGAGGTGACCCAGCGGGCGATGAGCGCCCTGGGAACCGGCGAGTAG